Genomic segment of Paenibacillus sp. FSL R5-0912:
TATTTAACGAGTCTATCACCAATTTGCCGAAAAAAATGAATTATACGCTGTTTTCGTGAAAATTTAAAATTTCATAGTATGTTAGCTTTTTCTGTGGTAGAGTATTAATGTTTTGTTTCTATAAGAGTGGATAGCCGCGGTTCGTAACCATCCCGCGTAACCAAAACTAGGAGGAGTTAACAGAAATATGTTTAATTTGTTGTGGGGGATTTTGTTTGTTGTTGTTAATTTTGTGTTTTTTCTGCTCTGCTACCGGCTGTTCGGTAAAAAAGGGCTCTATGCCTGGGTCGGCATGGCAACCGTGGTCGCCAATATTCAAGTCGCCAAGACGATTGCGATGCCTTTCGATATCGTAATGACGCTGGGAAATACGATGTATGTCACGTTATATATGACCAGTGACCTGCTGAATGAGAGATACGGGCGGGCTGAAGCGCGGAACGCCGTCTGGTTCGGATTCTTCACCTTGCTGATGACTACCGTCATTATGCAGATGGTGCTTGTCTTTGAGCCGCAGGAGGGAGATATGGCCCAAGAGTCTCTTCAGAGAATCTTCGGTCTGATGCCGAGACTTGCGCTGGGCAGTCTTACCGCATATTTTATCAGCCAGTTTCTGGATGTACGCTTATACGCATGGATCCGCAAATACTACGGCAGCTCACGGCAGCTCTGGATCCGCTCCAACGGCAGCACCATGATCAGCTCTTTTGTCGACACTTTGATCTTCTGCACTATTGCGTTTGCCGGAATGTATGACCTGAAGGTATGGACTGAGATTCTGCTGACCACCTATCTGGCCAAATTCCTACTTACAGGTGCAGGCACACCGGTACTTTACCTTGCCCGCTCCTTTAAATTCGCTGAAGAGGAGCAGGCAGTCAGCTCCCAGGAGACCAAGCGCAGTATTTCATAGCATAGTTTATATAAAAAAGCCCTGACCTCCATTGATGATCTGGAGATTGGGGCTTTTTTTTGATTTCTGAATTACAGGCTCAGCACTGTCAATTCTTTGGGGAAGCTGGTCAGCGTCTGCGGGCCCTCTGCCGTAACGAGCACATCATCCTCAATGCGCACGCCGCCAAGATTCGGCACATAAATCCCCGGTTCTACTGTGAAGACGTTGCCGTTTGCGATAATATCCGTATTGAGTCCATGCAGTGATGGATATTCATGGGTATCCATGCCGAGACCATGTCCGACGCGGTGCATGAAGTATTCGCCGTAGCCGGCGGCTTCAATAACGTCACGGGCAGCCTTGTCAATAGAACCGAAGGTGGCTCCGGCAACAGAAGCGGCGATACCAGCCTCATTGGCAGCAAGCACAGTATTGTAGATATCTATCAGCTTGCTGTCGATTTCGCCTACAGCGAAGGTGCGGGTAATGTCAGAGGCATAGCCTGCGGCGTATACGCCAAGATCGAACATCAGCAGATCACCCGGCTGAATCTTGCGTTCACCCGGTACGCCATGCGGCAGGGCCGTATTCGGGCCGGAGAGCACCATGGTGTCGAAGGAGGGGCCGGAGGCTCCGACTTTTTTCATCAGGTATTCCAGCTCCGCTACCAGCTCATTCTCGCTGACACCGGCTTTGACATGTGACAGGCCCCGGCGGAGAACTTCCTCCACAAGCTCGGCGGCATGCTTCATAATGCGGATTTCTTCAGGCGTCTTCATGGCGCGCATAGCGCGGAGCAGATGGCCGATGTCGCTGAATGCCCCCGCTGGGATGGCGTCTGCCAGCAACTCATAGCGGCTGACGGAGAAGTGCTCCTTCTCTATGCCGAAGCTGCCCGGAGCAGCGCCGCCGAAGCGGGATTTGAGCAGCTCGTACGGGTTGTCCGTATC
This window contains:
- a CDS encoding queuosine precursor transporter, which produces MFNLLWGILFVVVNFVFFLLCYRLFGKKGLYAWVGMATVVANIQVAKTIAMPFDIVMTLGNTMYVTLYMTSDLLNERYGRAEARNAVWFGFFTLLMTTVIMQMVLVFEPQEGDMAQESLQRIFGLMPRLALGSLTAYFISQFLDVRLYAWIRKYYGSSRQLWIRSNGSTMISSFVDTLIFCTIAFAGMYDLKVWTEILLTTYLAKFLLTGAGTPVLYLARSFKFAEEEQAVSSQETKRSIS
- a CDS encoding M24 family metallopeptidase encodes the protein MNEALLKLEQGLTEEGLDALLVTDPKHVYYLTGFASNPHERFLGLLLIRGEEPVLIVPALDAEAAHAASSVKTILTHSDTDNPYELLKSRFGGAAPGSFGIEKEHFSVSRYELLADAIPAGAFSDIGHLLRAMRAMKTPEEIRIMKHAAELVEEVLRRGLSHVKAGVSENELVAELEYLMKKVGASGPSFDTMVLSGPNTALPHGVPGERKIQPGDLLMFDLGVYAAGYASDITRTFAVGEIDSKLIDIYNTVLAANEAGIAASVAGATFGSIDKAARDVIEAAGYGEYFMHRVGHGLGMDTHEYPSLHGLNTDIIANGNVFTVEPGIYVPNLGGVRIEDDVLVTAEGPQTLTSFPKELTVLSL